The following proteins are co-located in the Pseudomonas fluorescens genome:
- a CDS encoding AraC family transcriptional regulator: MPPKGHDKTVRRSVPGLSSLPRPVYGRTESLPNRALTRRHSHPWVQLSYAISGVLEIQTSVGRFVAPPQRAVWIPAGMPHRVFSSPHTEMRSLYLDCSVTTWAAERCQVLEVSSLLRELIRSFSKLPVEYAENGPDGRLAQVVLDQLAAAPQVDLMLPLPHDARLRQIYRSLNLHPEQQTTLGAWSQKLGVSEKTLSRLFLSDTGLTFRAWRQRLRLLSALPALEQGERVTDVALACGYESTSAFINAFRQQFDATPGEFFR; this comes from the coding sequence ATGCCTCCTAAAGGACATGACAAGACGGTTCGACGCAGTGTGCCGGGGCTTTCCAGCCTGCCACGCCCGGTGTATGGGCGCACTGAATCACTGCCCAACCGGGCGCTGACGCGCCGGCACAGTCACCCGTGGGTGCAATTGTCCTACGCGATTTCCGGGGTGCTGGAGATCCAGACCAGTGTCGGCCGTTTCGTCGCACCGCCCCAGCGCGCGGTGTGGATTCCGGCGGGCATGCCGCACCGGGTGTTCAGTTCGCCGCACACGGAAATGCGCAGCCTGTACCTCGATTGCAGCGTTACCACCTGGGCGGCAGAGCGTTGCCAGGTGCTGGAGGTGAGCAGTTTGTTGCGCGAGTTGATTCGCAGTTTCAGCAAACTGCCGGTGGAATATGCCGAAAATGGGCCCGACGGGCGCCTGGCCCAAGTGGTGCTGGACCAACTTGCCGCCGCGCCGCAGGTGGACTTGATGTTGCCGTTGCCCCATGACGCGCGGCTGCGGCAGATTTATCGCAGCCTGAACCTGCACCCGGAGCAGCAGACGACGTTGGGGGCGTGGAGCCAGAAGCTGGGGGTCAGCGAGAAAACCCTCAGCCGGTTGTTCCTGAGTGACACCGGCCTGACCTTTCGCGCCTGGCGCCAGCGCCTGCGACTGCTGAGCGCCCTGCCCGCCCTGGAACAAGGCGAGCGCGTGACGGATGTGGCATTGGCGTGTGGCTATGAATCGACATCGGCGTTTATCAATGCGTTTCGCCAGCAGTTTGATGCCACACCGGGTGAATTCTTTCGCTGA
- a CDS encoding ABC transporter substrate-binding protein, translating to MTFKCSSLTLLAASLAAASTLLSPGAQAEGKISIAQQFGIGYLILDVVRDQHLIEKHGKAQGLDIQVEWNSISGATAMNESLLAGALDVVSAGVPPMLTLWDRTKGKQNVKAIASLGSMPNYLLTNNPNVKTLNDFTEKDRIAVPAAGVGFQSRTLQIETAKQFGAANYKKFDDISISLAHPDATAALIAGGSEINSHFSSPPFQYQELLNPNVHKVLSSYDILGGQASFNVLYTTQKFHDENPKTYQAFYDALAEAEQIIKADKPAAAKTYIRVEESKLPLDLVEKIVQDPEIDFTIVPQRTYIYAEKLQELGVLKNKAASWKDYFFEEAHGGNGS from the coding sequence ATGACTTTCAAGTGTTCCTCCTTGACCCTGCTGGCCGCGTCCCTGGCGGCCGCGAGTACGCTGCTCAGCCCTGGCGCCCAGGCCGAGGGCAAAATCAGCATCGCTCAACAATTCGGTATCGGTTACTTGATTCTCGATGTGGTGCGCGACCAGCACCTGATCGAAAAACACGGCAAGGCGCAGGGCCTGGATATCCAGGTGGAGTGGAACAGCATTTCCGGCGCCACCGCGATGAATGAATCGCTGCTGGCTGGTGCGCTGGACGTGGTGTCGGCTGGTGTGCCGCCGATGCTGACCTTGTGGGACCGCACCAAGGGCAAGCAGAACGTCAAGGCCATCGCGTCGTTAGGCTCGATGCCCAACTACCTGCTGACCAACAACCCTAATGTGAAGACCCTTAACGATTTCACCGAGAAAGACCGCATTGCTGTGCCGGCCGCAGGCGTGGGCTTCCAGTCACGCACGTTGCAGATTGAAACCGCCAAGCAGTTTGGTGCGGCCAACTATAAGAAGTTCGACGACATCTCCATCAGTCTGGCTCATCCGGATGCCACGGCCGCGTTGATTGCCGGTGGTTCGGAGATCAATTCGCACTTTTCCAGCCCGCCGTTCCAGTACCAGGAATTGTTAAACCCCAACGTGCACAAGGTGCTCAGTTCCTACGACATTCTGGGCGGGCAGGCGTCGTTCAACGTGCTGTACACCACGCAGAAGTTTCACGATGAAAACCCCAAGACCTACCAGGCGTTCTACGATGCCCTGGCCGAGGCCGAGCAGATCATCAAAGCCGACAAACCTGCCGCCGCCAAAACGTACATCCGTGTAGAAGAATCCAAGCTGCCGTTGGACCTGGTGGAGAAAATCGTCCAGGACCCGGAAATCGACTTCACCATCGTGCCGCAGCGCACCTATATCTACGCCGAGAAGTTGCAGGAATTGGGTGTATTGAAAAACAAAGCGGCGAGCTGGAAGGATTACTTCTTTGAAGAGGCCCATGGCGGGAATGGCAGCTGA